A region of Ignatzschineria larvae DSM 13226 DNA encodes the following proteins:
- a CDS encoding helix-turn-helix domain-containing protein: MLIQQFRQALQYSQETLAKELQLSVIDIENWESGTAFPEIRDLRDMALLFKTSVEELRGDYPLRAYPRTGHFFVNNSTIDAFWGHICIHLQSHENALWFPISLKSQQSAAKQLTQSSTIHPWISIETLNNRLLFINVMHTDSVELIHQQKEDQQSASNDWDIQGYSLELYRALMHKDQDPFGYMASDQYSDGFREKVESICHYHEIYIGAQLPDLLYNTHIIQVQNNITNPIAPHFIAEIYQNIRDQQMPIMLNISKSIESNQHFIQSTKIALINTPLALLIDYQVSQKTEAC; encoded by the coding sequence ATGCTCATACAACAATTTCGACAAGCACTACAATACTCACAAGAAACTCTAGCAAAAGAACTACAACTTTCTGTTATTGACATTGAAAATTGGGAAAGTGGCACGGCTTTCCCCGAGATCCGTGATCTACGGGATATGGCGCTTTTATTTAAAACAAGTGTCGAAGAATTAAGAGGCGATTATCCCTTACGGGCGTATCCTAGAACTGGACATTTCTTTGTAAATAATTCGACCATTGATGCTTTTTGGGGACATATTTGTATCCACTTACAGAGCCACGAAAACGCTCTTTGGTTTCCGATCTCTCTTAAAAGTCAGCAATCTGCTGCAAAGCAGTTAACCCAAAGTTCAACAATCCATCCTTGGATCTCTATTGAAACCTTAAATAATCGCTTACTTTTTATAAATGTGATGCACACTGATTCTGTTGAGTTAATTCATCAACAAAAAGAAGATCAACAGAGTGCGTCCAATGATTGGGATATCCAAGGATATAGTTTAGAACTCTACCGCGCATTAATGCACAAAGATCAAGATCCTTTCGGTTATATGGCGAGTGATCAATATAGCGATGGTTTTAGGGAGAAAGTTGAATCAATTTGCCATTATCACGAGATTTACATAGGGGCACAACTACCTGATCTACTCTATAACACGCATATCATTCAAGTACAAAACAATATTACTAATCCCATTGCACCTCACTTTATCGCCGAGATATATCAGAATATTAGAGATCAGCAAATGCCTATAATGCTCAATATTTCAAAGTCTATCGAGAGTAATCAACATTTTATTCAAAGCACAAAAATCGCATTGATTAATACACCGCTTGCGCTACTGATTGATTACCAAGTATCTCAAAAAACAGAAGCCTGTTAA